Part of the Mycolicibacterium mengxianglii genome is shown below.
TGCGATTTGGGCTTCGGCGACTCGATTATCGGGTTCTCGGACTCGCTGTGGCTATGAGTCTTGGCATCTGAGTGCGGAGGACGGGCGTCTGAGGTATCGGACGACACGGTGTTTCCCTTCATATTCCATACATTGGTGATGAGCTGCGACCACGGGCTGTGGTCAGGAACTTCGAATAGGTGGAGCCTCGGGTGCGCAGCCAGGGCAGACGCCCCAGTAGATGACCTCCGCTTCGTCGATCACGAAGCCTTGGTCGTCGGAGGCGATGAGGCACGGTGCCTCGCCGACCGCGCAGTCCACGTCGGCGATGACTCCGCAGCAGCGGCACACCACGTGGTGGTGGTTGTCCCCGACGCGGGATTCGTATCGGGCGACCGAGCCTGACGGCTGGATCCGGCGGACCAGACCGACGGCGGTCAGCGCGTTCAACACGTCGTAGACGGCCTGACGGGACACCTCGGGCAGGGCGCTGCGAACGGCTCCGAAGATCGACTCGGTATCTGCGTGGGGGTGGGCGTGCACGGCTTCCAGGACTGCGACCCGCGGCCGGGTCACACGGAGATCAGCCGACCGCAGCTGTTCCGCGTAATCCGAGGTTGGGCTCACGGGTACCACTATGCCCTTCTTTTCTGGAATGAGTCAAGACTTGATACTGACGTGTGCCGCCGAGTCAGGCTGGATACGATCCCGCCATGGCCAAACTGGAGCTCTCGCGCAAGCTGTCCTTGAGTCCGCAGGACGCCTGGGGTCATGTCTCCAACCTGGGCGAGCTCGGTGACTGGCTGGTGATGCACGAGGGGTGGCGCAGCGACGTCCCTGACGAAATCTCAGTGGGCACAACCATCGTCGGCGTAGCGGGGGCCAAGGGCATGCGCAACCGGGTCACGTGGACGGTGAAGAGGTTCGATCCGCCAGAGCTTTTGGAGGTCGAGGGTAGGGGCGTTGGCGGCACTCGATACGGCCTCAAGATGACTGTGGCACCCACTGAAGCGGGGTGCTCGTTCACCGTCACGATCAACCTGGGCGGGGCGCCATTGTTCGGACCTGTGGGCGCCGTCGCGGCTCGGGCTGTCAAAGGTGATATCGACCGGTCCATCCAGGAGTTCGAGAAGCGTTACACCTGAACTGTCAGCTCGGGTCGGGGACTACGGTACAGCAGTAGTGAGCCAGTACCCGAACATGTGGGCGAATCGCGGCCAGCTCGGTATGGGCGGTGTCGGAATAGATCTCGACGAGGAAGCGGTCTGATCCGTCGGTGACCCCCACCGCCAGGACCGCAAAGTAGCCCAACTTCTCCAACAGCTCCACCTCGTTGGGATCGGAGTCGGGCAGATCAACTGCTGCGACGAACGCCCCGCCCGTGGCGATGGCCTCGGCGGTGGCGGGGTAGTCGGCGAGTCGGTAGGTCTCGTCCTCGGATTCGGCCAGCACGCGCAGACCTGACGCGCCGTCCCGGGAGCTGTCGATTCCGCGCAGCGAACGTACTGCCTCGCCGTCCTCGGTCATCACCGACACCGACCAGGCAGCGGCGTTGACGGCATGGCAGACGTGCACCGCCAGTGTCTGTAGCGCCGTCGCCGCCGTCTTCGGTCGGTGGGCGTCGAGGACTTCGACCACGCGCGCGACGATGTCGGGAGCCGGTTGATCAGCACCCCGGCGGCGGTGCTCAGGGGGCGGTACCGCGTCCTGATCGGCGATGCCGACACTGAATCTGCCAGGCCCCAGCCGCTTCGACTGCAGTAACGCAGCATCGGCGGCGGCGACCAATGCGGGTCCGGTGGCGATCGCCGATTCCGATATCGCGGCTCCCCAGCTCAGCGAAACATGTTGGCTCGCTTCCTCGATGATCGCGCGTGTTGCGTCGACCGCGAACCGTTCGGCGTCGGCGAGGGTGGAGCGGGGAAGGACGATGCAGAATTCGTCGCCGCCCATTCGGGCGACCAGGGATCCTGCGGTGGTGGCGGCGGTCCCGTCCAGCGCGTGGGCGACGATACGCAGCAGAGCGTCGCCTGCGGGGTGACCGTGTTGGTCATTGACCTCTTTGAAATTGTCCAGATCGCACACCAGCAGGGCCGGCCGTACCTCGTCGACATCCATACTGTCGAAGATCTCGTCGAGGCGGCGGCGATTCGCCAGTCCGGTCAGCGGGTCCTCGAAGGCCTGACCCCACACTGCACTGAACAACTCGGAGCGCCCGATGGCGACCGCGGTGTGTGCCGCGATGGCCTGCAGAACCTGAATATCGCCGGGGCCGAAGCGGCGTCCGTCGACACCGGTGGCCCAGATCTCGCCCCAAATGGTGTCGTTGTACATCACCGGGACGGCCACCTCGCTCTCCTTGCCGGCCCACCGCAGCATCGCCAGGTTCTCCGGCGACTGGTCGATGTCGTCAATCGAGTTGAGGTAGGGCAGGCCCTGTCGCAGCAGCTGCATCACCTTGCGCTCGTCGTTGACCGAATACACCTCGTTCTCCGGCCAGCGCTCCTCTTCCGGGCCGAGGTCGCCGACGTTGATCAGGGTGTGCAGCATGTCGTCGTCGCGGTCCCAGCGACTGATCGAGACCGAGGCGGCACCGAGTGCGAGTAACGAATGATGCGCGATCTGCTCGAGGGCCTCGTCGAAGTAGTTGGCGCACAACACCGCATGTGACATCTGCAGGAGCGCCCGCAGTACGTGGACTTCGTTCGTGTCTGCCGCGTCGAGCAGGTCGGACAGCTTCAGATTGCCGGACGTGGACTTGGGCGTCACGACATACGTCCCGAGACGCCGACGCCGGCTCCCCCGTTCGATACCTTTCATGCCCACCCCGTCAAGCGTCTGTGACTCTGCCGACGACTGTACGCAATCGGGGCTCAGGAGAAAGCAACTCGCGACTAGATCTTCTGTAACACGGGCGTTACACCGGCCAGTCTTCCCGCCGGTAGGAGGCGTCGAAAAACATCCACTCGTAGCGCGACGTCGTGGTGAAGTGCATCCGGGCGCGCGACTCCTCCTCAGGGGCCAGTGTGGGTCCCACCCGATCGACGAGTTCGAGGACCTCGTTGACTACTCCGGCAAACTCCTCGCTGGAGTAGGTGTCGATCCAGCGCTGGAACCGGGGATCCGGAGAGCCCTGTTCCACCAGGTGCCTGCCGACCTCGGCGTAAATCCAGTAGCAGGGCACGATCACCGCGAGGCCCTCGCTGAAAGTTCCCGAATAGGTGGTGGCCAGCAGATAGCTGGTGTAGGCCAGGGTGGTGGGCGCCACCGGCGTCGTGGCGATGACGGCCGGGTCCAACCCGAGTTCGGGGAGCAGGCTGGCGTGCAGCGCCAGTTCGTCCTCGACCACGCCGACCGCGTGCCTGGCGAACATCGCGGTGTCAGCGAGGGTCGGACTCTTGGCGCCGACCAGCGCCAGGGTGCGCGCGTAATCACGGAGATAGTGCACGTCCTGGGCGACGTAGTGCCCGAACACGTCTGTTTCCAGCGTTCCGTCGGTGAGACCGGTCACGAACGGATGCCGCACGATTGCGTCGAAGATCGGTTCGATCTCCCGCCACAGCTGGGCCGACCAGGAATCCGGGCTGGGTATCGTCACCGGCGCCACTGTAGCCGACGTTTCGATCCGTGTGGCTCGCGCCCGAAAGAACCTGTCAATCAATCGTTTTCGGGTAGAGCCTGGGTGACACGCGCCGCCTGCTGGTGGGTATCGGTCGCCGTTTCGTCGCTGGTGTCTGCACAATGAGTGCATGCCGACCGCCACCGACCCGCACACTTTGCTCGGCGCAGCACTGGCCCCGGCCAACCGGATTGACCCCTATCCGCATTACCGCGGCCTACGTGAGTACGGCCCACTGCAGCTGCCGGAGGTGAGTCTGACGGTCTTCTCCTCCTTCGCCGACTGTGATGCCGTCTTGCGGCATCCGGCATCAGCCAGCGACCGGTTCAAATCGAGCATCGCCCAGCGTCAGATCGCTGCGGGTGAGGCGCCGCGACCGTTCGGGCTCGCTGGCCTGGTGGACCGGCGCCGCGCGCCGGCGTTCCTTTTCCTGGACCCCCCGGACCACACCCGTTTGCGGACGTTGGTCGCCAAGGCGTTCGTCCCGAAGGTGATCAATGAACTCGCGCCCGGCATCACCGCCCTGGTCGACTCGCTGTTGGACAAGATCGAACAGCAGGGCCGCTTCGACGCCGTCGCCGACTTGGCGTACCCGCTGGCGGTCGGAGTGATCTGCAAACTGCTCGGTGTGCCGGTCGAGGATGAACCGCAATTCGGCCGGGCGTCGTCGCTGCTGGGGCAGACGGTGGATCCGTTCATCGCCGCGACCGGTGCGGTGCCGGAAGGTTTCGAGCAGCGCATCGAGGCGGGTAAGTGGCTGCGGCGCTATTTCGCCGAGCTGATCGAGCGCCGGCGCCGCGAGCCCTCCGATGATCTGATCTCCGCGCTGATCGCGGTGGAGGAGACAGGTGACCAGCTCACCGAGGAAGAGATCATCTCCACCTGCAACCTGCTTCTGATCGCCGGTCACGAGTCGACGGTCAGCCTCATCGCGCACGCCGTGCTCGCGATGCTGCGCCATCCCGAGCAGTGGGCTGCGTTGGCGGCCGACCCGGGTCGGGTGCCCAAGGTGATCGAGGAGGCACTGCGGTACGACGCGCCTGCACAGCTGCTCGGCCGCATCGCGGGCGAGGACATGGTGATCGGGGAGACCGCGGTGCCGAAGGGGGACACGATGATCCTGTTGCTCGCCGCCGCGCACCGCGACCCCGCCGCCAACGAACGCCCCGACGAATTCGATCCGGACCGGAAAGTCTGTCGACACTTGGCATTCGGGCGCGGAACACATTTCTGCCTCGGTGCCCCGCTGGTGCGGTTGGAGGCCTCGGTGGCCTTGTCGGCGGTTGCCTCGCGGTTTCCGGCTGCGCGGCTGGGCGGCGAGCCGCGCTACAAACCCAATGTCACGCTGCGCGGTCTGGCCGAGTTGCCGGTCACCGTCTAGGGCGTCGGGGTACGGCCTGCCGTCGTGCATACGGTAAACCCCTAGACTGATCGATCGTGGCTATTGTTTTCGGTTTCGTCCCCTGGATCGTCTACTGGGTTCTGGTGGGTAACACCCCGTTTCTGGTCTCCGCTCTCGCCGCACTGGCGACCGCGGTGGCCGCCCTGGCGGTCGGTCGGTATCAGAACGCCCCGGGTCGATGGCTTGAAATCGGCGCTGTCGCAACTTTCCTCACGGTGACCATCGATGCGGTGGCGATGAGCGCACAGGTCCTCGAGCAGTGGGCACTACCGGTGAGCTACGCCTTGATCCTGGTGACAGTCGTGGTGGGAGTGGTGTTCGGCAAGCCGTTCATGCGCGAACTCGCCGCGGTGGGCCAGCCTCCGCATGTTCTGGAGAGCGAGGGCTTCCAGCGCACGACGGCGCGAATGACATGGATCTGGGTGGCTGCGCTCGGCGGTATGACGGTGTCGGCGCTGATCCCGTCGATCCTGTGGCGGGACGCGTCTTTCCGTGCTGCGGAAACCCCGAAGGAGTACGTGCTCTATTGGGTCATCCCGCTGGCGCTGCTGGTCGCGGCGGTACTCATGACGTGCATCCGGCCCGACGAGCTGGCGGCAGGCGCCAGCAATGTGGTTCGGAAGACGACGTTCGTGGCCTACAGCGAAGCCGCTATCGACGAGCTCTATTACCTGGCCACCGAACACGTCAACCGCGAAGTGGGACCCGCGGAGGAAGCTTTCCAGGTCAAGGTGGGCGGGTCGGGGCTGCCGCTCGTGGGTGATGAGTCCCGTCAGTCGTGGCCGGCGACATACAAGGTGCGGCAGCGTCGCAGGTAGACCTGCCTGACACCCGGGGCAACCTTCTTGGCAGACTGTGCCCATGGCACAGATAACCCTGCGTGGAAATCCCATCAACACGGTCGGCGAGCTGCCGCCGGTCGGCGCCCCGGCGCCCGCCTTCAGCTTGACCGGCAGCGACCTCGGAGCGGTCAGCAGTGATCAGTTCAAAGGCAAGCCCGTGTTGCTGAACATCTTCCCGTCGGTGGACACCCCGGTGTGCGCGACCAGCGTGCGCACCTTCAACGAACGCGCTGCCGCCAGCGGAGTGTCGGTGCTGTGCGTGTCGAAGGATCTGCCGTTCGCGCAGAACCGTTTCTGCGGCGCCGAGGGCATCGAGAACGTCACCACCGCTTCGGCATTCCGCGACAGCTTCGGTGAAGATTTCGGCATCACCATCACCGACGGTCCGATGGCCGGACTGCTGGGCCGCGCCGTCGTGGTGATCGACGCCGACGGCAAGATCGCCTACACCGAACTGGTGCCGGAGATCGGTCAAGAACCTGATTACGACGCCGCGCTCGCTGCACTGAGCTGACGTAACACGAAGTCCCCTGGGTGGGGCCGAGCCGTCTTCGGGCAGCTCGGCATCCCCGGGGGACTTTGTTGTATGGGCCTCCGCCACCTCTGACGGTCAGAAGGGTGGTTCGTCGTCGTCTTGTGGTTTGGGTGGTGGGGGTGGTTGCCAGTCGGCGGTGATGGTTTCGTCTTCGAGGGGGTTGTTGACCCAGGTGCACCAGGGGCTGGTGCTGGGTTGGCCGTTGAGGACCAGGTGCATCCGCCGAACGTTGTTGCGCCAGATCCGGATGTCGATTTCGTGGGCGCGGGCACGGTTGATCCATAGGGTTTCGGCGTTGGCGGCGCGTTTGGCCTGCATCCCGGCTTTGGCTGCGGCGCTGCGTCGGGTTTTGTCGCGGCGGTGGTTACTGCGCCGCGGGGGCGGGGCAGCGCAGGCGGCTTTGATGTCGGGGAACAACTCCGCCCCATCCGGGGTGCTGCGATAGGTCCGCCCCGTGGGTGAGGTCCAGACCACGGTCCCATCGGGCAGTTGCTGATCGCGCCACCCGTCGGGGCCGGAATGGAAGGTCTTGAGGCGGTGATGCTGGCGGCATTTGGCATCGAGGTTGGCCGGCATGGTCCAGCCGCCACGCACCGGGTGCCGGTGATCGAAGGCCACACTGTGATCGAGGTCAGCACGCCAGGCGGGCCGGTTGCAGCCGGGGAAACTGCACGTCAGATCCCGACACCGGATCCAGCGTGCCACCGCCGCGGACGGCTGATGACGCAGCAACTCCGCAGCATCCAGCGTGGGAGCGGCGGTGGGCCGCAACAACGCCCCACCCTCGGCGAGATCCCGGACCTGGCTGGCGTCGATCACCCCGTACCCGTCGAGGTAACCCGGATCCTCGCTGCGGCCGGTGAGGGTGTCGGCGCTGGCGATGACATTGATGACAACCCGCGCCGGACCCCCCGCCGCCCCGTCGGGCACGCCGTCGTGGGTGGCGGGGCAGTCGGGCTGCCCGCAGGCACACCCCAGGACGAAGCGGCCGTACTGCCCGGCGGCGACAAACTGGCGCATTGGCAAAATCGCCGACGGCCCGATTGTGAGCGGCCGCCACCAACGCCATCAACGACACGCACTCGGCCAGCTGATCGCGGCGTTCGGAAGTGGTCGCGTATCTCCGCAAACAGTCCGCCAGTAACCGTTGGGTCACGGATCGGCATCTGATTGACGTTGTGCCAGGCGGGAATTGGGATCATGTGCCGACTTAGATGTACAAGTAGGTGTAGAAAAGTTTGCCCTCAAGCAAAGTTCCAGGAGAAAAGGTGACATGCTGAGACGCCTCTATGCCGTCGTGTGCAGTTCGGCTCTAGTGCTGGCAGTGGTGGCGGGGACGGCGCTGGGCACCTCTGGAGTCGCGGCCGCAGATCCATTTGGCCGCACCCCGGCGCAGCTACAGGCGATCAGCGATGTCATCGGTCGGGCGCTGTCGGCGCGCGGCGTCCCCTTCACCTACGGCGGCGGAAATGCCGACGGCCCGACGCGTGGCACCCCGCGTCAGGCGCCCAGCGAGCCGGCGGTCGTCGTCGACTCCGCTGCCACCGGCCTGGTCGTCCCGCCGAGCCTGGGGCTGAGCCTCCCGCAGGTGAGCAGCCCTACCGTCGTCGTCCCGGATCCCGCCGCCGATGTCGTCGGGTTCGACGCCTCCGGCCTGATCGTCTACGCCTTTGCCGGTGTCGGAATCAAGCTGCCGCGCTCGTCGGGCGAGCAGTACCTGGCGGCACGGAAGGTGCAGCCGGCAATGGCGCTGCCCGGTGACCTGATCTTCTATGGTCCCGACGGCACGCAGAGTGTCGCGCTGTTCATCGGCAACGGCCAGATGGTCGAGACCACCGACTCGGGCGTCTCGGTGTCGGCGGTGCGTACCAACGGGATGACCCCCTACCTCGGCCGGATCATCGGCTGACCTCCGCGCGTGGAGGGAACCCGGATCGAGCCGATATGATCGCCGCACGCGTTTAGGGCCTTGCAACGGGGCCCCGCGGAGAACCTGAGAACCAGACGCGTGCAGACATCCTTCAACGAGACCCCAGCGACCACCGGCGCCAGCCCGCCCCGGACGCGAACCCGCGGCGGATCAGGCACGACCTCGAGGGACTGCGCGGAATCGCGATCGCGTTGGTGGTGGCGTTCCATGTGTGGCTCGGCCGGGTGTCCGGAGGCGTGGACGTCTTCCTGGTTCTGTCCGGGTTCTTCTTCGGGGGCCGCCTGCTCAGAGTCGCCCAGCAGGGGCAGCGGCTGTCGCTGCCGCGGGAGTTGACCCGACTGGCGCGACGGTTGTTACCGGCGTTGGTGTTCGTCCTGGCGGTATGTGCCGTTCTCACGGTGCTGATCCAGCCGCAGACCCGCTGGGAGGCTTTCGCCGATCAGACACTGGCGAGCCTGGGTTATTTCCAGAACTGGCATCTTGCCAGCACGGTCAACGACTATCTGCGCGCCGGTGAGGCGGTCAGCCCGCTGCAGCACCTGTGGTCGATGTCGGTGCAGGGGCAATTCTTCGCGGCCACGCTGCTGGTGGTCGCACTGGTGACGGTGCTGGGAGCGCGGCTGTCGTCGCGCTTGAGACGGGGCACCATCGTCGCCATCGTCGGGCTCGCGGCCTTGGCGTCCTTCGTCTACGCCAACTTCGCCCATGTCGCCGATCAGGCCAGTGCCTACTACGACACCTTCGCCCGCGCCTGGGAGCCGCTGGCGGGGGTGCTGGCCGCGGCGATGATCAGCAGAATCCGGTGGCCGGGTTGGCTGCGGGTGTCGGCGGCGTGCCTGGGGCTGGTGGCGATCCTGCTGTGCGGCGTTCTGATCGACGGGGTGCGCGAGTATCCGGCCCGGTGGGCGCTGGTACCGGTGGGCGCGACCCTTCTGGTGATCTTCGCAGGGGGCGGCGCCGACCAGCCCGAGACCAGGCCCCAGCTCGGGCCGATGCGACTGCTGAGCCTGCCGCCGCTGGTCACCTTGGGGGCGATCGGGTACTCGCTGTACCTGTGGCACTGGCCGGTGCTGATCCTGTGGTTGGCCTACACCGACCGCGAGTCGGCCGGCATTGTCGACGGCGCCGCGATCATCGCGGTATCGGTGGCAGCGGCGTGGCTGACGTTGCGCCTGATCGAGGAGCCGCTGCGTGACCGTGGGGCCTCCGTGCCATCGGCTCACTCGCGGCGCCGGGGCACGCTCACCCTGGCTGCGGCGACGGTGCTGGCCCTGGTGAGCGCCGGCCTGGTCATGGCTTCTTTCGGGTGGCGTCAGCATGTCGAACTCGTGCGGTCCAGCGGCAGCGAACTGACCACCCTGCCGGCGCGCGACTATCCCGGTGCCCGGGCCCTGATCGCGCAGGCGCGGGTCGCCAAACTTCCGATGCGGCCCTCGGTGCTCGAGGCGCGTGAAGACCAGCCGGCCACCAGTGTCGACGGCTGTATCACCGAGTTCCTCAGCACCGACCTCATCACCTGCGTGTACGGCGATCAGACCGCGACCCGCACCATCGCTCTGGCCGGGGGGTCACACTCCGAACACTGGATCACCGCGCTGGATCTGCTCGGTCGCCAGCAGGGTTTCAAGGTCACGACCTACCTCAAGATGGGCTGCCCGCTGACCACCGACGAGGTGCCGATCATCGCCGGCTCGCTGGAGCCGTATCCGGAATGCCGCGTCTGGATCGACGACGCGATAAACCGGCTGATCGCCGATCGCCCGGATTTCGTCTTCACCACCACCACCAGGCCGTACACCGACGGCCCCGGTGACTTCGTACCCGGCAATTACCTGGGAATCTGGGACCGGCTCGCCGAGAACGGGATCGCCATCCTCGGGCTTCGTGACACTCCGTGGATGTTCCGCGACGGTGTGCTGTTCTCTCCGCCGGACTGCATTGCCGGCGGTGGCGACGCCGACTCCTGCGGGCTGCCCCGCAGCGAGGCGTTGAGCGAATCCAACCCGACCTTCGACTACGCCGGCAGGTACCCGCTGATGTCGCTGCTGGATCTCAGCGATGCGATTTGCAGTGCGGAGACCTGCCGTGCGGTCGAGGGCAATGTCCTGGTCTACCACGATGAACACCACCTTTCGGCGACCTATGTTCGGTCGTTGGCCGACGAGTTGGCACGCCAACTCTCGGACGCGACCGGTTGGTGGTAGGCCGGGCACGCAAAAACGACCCCCGCCGTGACGGGGGCCGTTCTCGAAGGAAGTGTCAGCTGATGCCGACGACTTCCTGGGCGATGGCCGCGATGCGCGTCTGCGCCGCGGAAACGACGCGGGGACGGTTCTTGTGCGCCTCCTCGTAGGCGACGATCACGCGGATGTCACCGGCGTCGGTGAGATCCTTGACCGCGGCGATGGCATCGGTCTGGTTCAGCTCGTCGTAATCCTCGATGGGAAGCTCACTGGGATGGACGACACCGGCGGACGCGCGCATCGAGTGCAGTGTGTCGGCAGCATCGTCGGCGCCTTCGCGACGGCTGGTCTCCTCAGCGCTCAGCAGTGCGGCATTGCGCGCGGCGCTGACGACCTTGCCGGCCACCTCGCCGGCGTGCGAACCGCGGTTGAGCAGGTTCTGCAACGCGGGGCCGGTGGAGCGCAGGGTCTCGACCGCCCGGTCGACGCCGCGGTAGGACCAGGTGACGGGCAGGTTGGCCATCTTGACCGCCACGCCTGCTGCGGCCTGCATCGGGGTCCGGCGCAGCGCTGCCGGCCCGCCCAGGGCGTCCTCGGCCAGCACGGTGGTCAGCCAGGTGACGGTGGCCGAGTGCGCAGTGATCAGCCGGTCGGCCAAGGCCTCGACGCCGGATTCCTTGGCGGCCACGGCCAGGGCCTTGATGTAGCGCGACCTGTCCAGCAGCTGGTCTTCGAGAGCGAGGTCACCCAGCAGCGCCTCGTCGAACGGTTCGGCCTGCTCGGTCAGTGCCTTGACGGCGGCAGCCGCGCGACCCAGGAACGGGCCGATGACGTCGGGGAATCCGCCGAGATCGCGAATCGCCTTCTCAATGGCCTCGGCCCGGATGCGGCCGTTCTCGGCGTTCTGCTCGAGTTCCCGGCGTACGGCCTCGGTCCGGGCCTGTGCGATCCGGGTCTCGGCGACCTGGACCTCAGTGTGGGTCAGGTCGAGAACGGTGCGTAACTGCGCGAGCAGCGTGGTGTTATCTGTTGCAGACATAAGTGGTCTTCACCCCTTGGTGTTGACGGTTAATTGAGATCGTGTGGCACTTGGCTGTGCCTGCCTCACGGCTACCCGGCGAGGGGGGAGGGGTAATCGCTCTCACCGAACTGTGATCAATGTCCGCACCGTGCATATTCGGCGAGAAATCGGGTACATACTGCGATTCGCCCGGCTCGCGGAGTATCAAGATCGCGCTGAATTTATCCCTGCCGAGTGGACTGAGGCGTTTGTACCGTTCCCAGAGTGACGACATCACTCTCGCGCCGGCGTGCGCTGCAACTGCTCGGTCTGGCGGGCGGTGCTGCGTTGGCCGCGCCGGTGCTGGCGGCGTGCGGCTCCTCTAGTGGGGGTAACGCGCTGGCTGGAAGTGCCCCCCTCTCAGGCAAATTCGAGGGCACCACGCTGAAGGTGCTGGTGAACCAGCCGCACGTGACGTCCTTCCGCGATGTCCTGGCTCCGGCGTGGAACGCCGCAACCGGCGGCACTCTCGAGGTCACCGCGGCGCCGTATGACCAGCTCACCAGCAAGCAGATCCTCGATGTACAAAGCGGCACAGGCGAATTCGATGTCTTCGACTACTTCTACTTCGGCCTCGGGGATCTGGTGGACGCCGGCGCGCTCGTCGACCTGACCGAGTGGATCGACACCAACTCCGCCGGGATCGGGGTAGACGGCTACCTGCCGTCTGTTTACGACCCCTACACGTTGCTGGACGACAAGCGCTACGGGTTGCCGTACGACGGCGACGTCCACATCCTCTTCTACAACGCCGAGTTGTTGGAACGTTTTCGCGTCGAACCGCCCACGACCTGGGACGAATACGACGAGGTCGCGGCGAAGATCACCACCGATGCCCGCGGCGCGGCCTACGGGGCCA
Proteins encoded:
- a CDS encoding ferritin-like domain-containing protein — its product is MSATDNTTLLAQLRTVLDLTHTEVQVAETRIAQARTEAVRRELEQNAENGRIRAEAIEKAIRDLGGFPDVIGPFLGRAAAAVKALTEQAEPFDEALLGDLALEDQLLDRSRYIKALAVAAKESGVEALADRLITAHSATVTWLTTVLAEDALGGPAALRRTPMQAAAGVAVKMANLPVTWSYRGVDRAVETLRSTGPALQNLLNRGSHAGEVAGKVVSAARNAALLSAEETSRREGADDAADTLHSMRASAGVVHPSELPIEDYDELNQTDAIAAVKDLTDAGDIRVIVAYEEAHKNRPRVVSAAQTRIAAIAQEVVGIS